TGCTGAAGCGCAAGCCGAAGGAGCTCTCCGGCGGTCAGCGACAACGGGTCGCTGTTGGTCGCGCGATCGCACGCGAGCCCGCGGTCTTCCTGATGGACGAGCCGCTTTCGAACCTCGATGCGAAGCTGCGTATCCAGACACGCGCGATGTTGCAGAAGCTCCATCAGCGTTTGCTGCGCACGACGATCTACGTCACGCACGATCAGGTCGAGGCGATGACGATGGGCGACCGCATCGCGGTGATGAACGCGGGAGTTCTCCAGCAGCTCGATACACCCGAGAACCTGCACGAGCGTCCGACGAATCTGTTCGTGGCGGGCTTCATCGGATCCCCGTCGATGAACTTCTTCCCAGCGAAGATCGTTGGATCCGGAGGCGGCGCGGTGGCGGACGCGGGGTTCTTCCGCGCGCCGGTGAAGGGTCAGGCCGCCGAGGCGACCGGACGCGACGTGATCCTGGGTATCCGGCCCGAGGACATCGACGATCTGGCGAGCGCGCAGCAGAACGGCCACCTGCCCGTTGAGACAAAGGTGGAAGTCGTTGAGTTCCTTGGCAACGAGCTGCAGCTTCAGCTCTCGGCGGATGGCCAGACGTTCGTCGCGCGCGTCTCGACCAATACGCAGACCCGCCCGGGCTCGACGCTGCGCGTGGGCTTCAATCTCAAGAAGCTTCACGTCTTCGATAAGGCGACGGAGGCCGCTCTGCGGTGACGCTGCGCGGAAGCGTCCAAGACTTCCCGCTCCGATCGGTCCTCGAGATGCTCGCTCAAACGAAGAAGACCGGAGAGCTGCAGCTACGCGCAGGGGACCAGGTGGGTGCGCTTGGCATCGCCGATGGCCGTGTGGTCACCGCTGTGCTCGGCGAAGAGGAGCCACTGCTCGCGCTGGGCGCGATCTTCGCGCTCGAGGGAGCGGAGTTCGAGTTCACGCCATGGGATGACGCGCCGCCCGCGAATCTCGAGGGAAAGCTCGATGAGCTCTTGCGCAAGGCCGACGAAGCGAAGAAGCAGCGCGAAGAAGCGCGACGGAAGGCCGAGGAAGAGCGACAGGCCGCGATCAAGAAGGCCGAGGAAGAAGCCGAAGCCGCGCGCAGGAAGGCGGAGGAGGAACGCGAGGCCGAGCGCAAACGGATGGAAGAGATCCGAGCGCTCATCCCGAGCGACGACCTACCCTTCCGACTGTCCGAGCGCGCTGTCGACCAGGGCGCGGTGACCCTCACGTCGGAGCGCTGGCGTGTCGTGCTCGCGGTGAACGGCGAGCGCGACGTGAACGCGATCGCCGCGATGCTTCATTTCGATCATGACGCCGCGCTCACGTCGCTCGCGGCTCTGGTCCGCGACGGCGTGATCGAGCCGGTGGCGAGGCCGGCCGCAGCGCCCGCACCGGAGGCGACTGCATACCAGGCACCGGCGCCCCAGACACCCGCCTACGAACCTCCGGCGTACGAGCCCCCCTCCCATCAGGCGCCAACGTTCGAATCGCCGGCGCCCACGTTCGAGCCGCCCGCCCGCACGTTCGAGCCCGCTGCGGACACGTTCGCGCCGTCGCCCGAGGCCGCGCCGGCCGAGGTCCCCGCGCCGACGCAGGACTGGATCACGCCGGATCAGGCCGTGCCGGACGGGCCCTGGACGGCGACGCCGGCGGAGCCGGCGCCGATCTCCGAGGTCGCGCCGCAGTGGCCCGCGCCTGAGAGTCCAGCGCCGCCTCAGGACTGGATCACGCCGGACGCGGCGGCGCCCTCGTCCATGGACGATCGCCTCAGCGCCCTTTCCGGGATCTTCGGCCCGGCTCCGACCGAGCCTGACGCACCCGCGCCCGTCGAACCGCCGGTGAGCTCGTGGGCACCGCCAGCGACCGATCAGTGGGGCACTCCGGCGCACCCGGTCCCCGGGGCCGAACGCTGGACAAAGTCTGCGGCGCCGGATCCCGCGTCGCCCGCGACGTCCGACGACCCGTGGGGCACACCACCCTCCTCGTCGCCGGCGGCGCCGTCCTCGTGGTCGCCACCACCGTCCGCACCCGCGCCGGACACGGATACCTGGGTCGCGCCCACACCGCCGGCGAAGAGCACGTGGTCCGCCCCTGCGGCTCCCGCCGCTCAGGACGCGAGCTCCGCCGATCCCTGGGGAGCTCCACCCGGCGCCGCATCGCGCATCCCTCCGCTCCGGCCCGCCGGAACACCCGTTCCGCCGGTCGAGGAGTGGAGCGCACCGCCGGCGGCACCTCCCGAGAAAAAGAAGCGCGGGCTCTTCGGCTTCGGTCGCGACAAACCGGCGCCGCCGCCCGT
This portion of the Candidatus Limnocylindria bacterium genome encodes:
- a CDS encoding DUF4388 domain-containing protein; protein product: MTLRGSVQDFPLRSVLEMLAQTKKTGELQLRAGDQVGALGIADGRVVTAVLGEEEPLLALGAIFALEGAEFEFTPWDDAPPANLEGKLDELLRKADEAKKQREEARRKAEEERQAAIKKAEEEAEAARRKAEEEREAERKRMEEIRALIPSDDLPFRLSERAVDQGAVTLTSERWRVVLAVNGERDVNAIAAMLHFDHDAALTSLAALVRDGVIEPVARPAAAPAPEATAYQAPAPQTPAYEPPAYEPPSHQAPTFESPAPTFEPPARTFEPAADTFAPSPEAAPAEVPAPTQDWITPDQAVPDGPWTATPAEPAPISEVAPQWPAPESPAPPQDWITPDAAAPSSMDDRLSALSGIFGPAPTEPDAPAPVEPPVSSWAPPATDQWGTPAHPVPGAERWTKSAAPDPASPATSDDPWGTPPSSSPAAPSSWSPPPSAPAPDTDTWVAPTPPAKSTWSAPAAPAAQDASSADPWGAPPGAASRIPPLRPAGTPVPPVEEWSAPPAAPPEKKKRGLFGFGRDKPAPPPVAGMPLPTAGVMGSRAGMVAALANALIAEYNNGQYGKSRIEERIANLLMRVDEQADPIDRPLPIVDDRIDVEALEREQIADSQALPYLALLVTTIFADAEKTFGKDKAKKGYKAATKSVMLGDASVLSSPELAGKLPRV
- the ugpC gene encoding sn-glycerol-3-phosphate ABC transporter ATP-binding protein UgpC, which encodes MATVTYDHVTKSFGDFTAVKDLNLQVRDEEFLVLVGPSGCGKTTALRMLAGLEEQSTGDIFIGERRVNDVAPKDRDIAMVFQNYALYPHMSVYDNIAFGLKLRNVARPEIERRVNEVAEMLSIGQLLKRKPKELSGGQRQRVAVGRAIAREPAVFLMDEPLSNLDAKLRIQTRAMLQKLHQRLLRTTIYVTHDQVEAMTMGDRIAVMNAGVLQQLDTPENLHERPTNLFVAGFIGSPSMNFFPAKIVGSGGGAVADAGFFRAPVKGQAAEATGRDVILGIRPEDIDDLASAQQNGHLPVETKVEVVEFLGNELQLQLSADGQTFVARVSTNTQTRPGSTLRVGFNLKKLHVFDKATEAALR